The Nitrospinota bacterium genome includes the window TTAAAAATTGTTCGTTATCAAAGGTTCTGGATAAAGTAAGAGATAATATGAAAAATATTTTTGAGAATACAACAATAGCTGATATTGCCAAAGAAAAGATAACAAAATAATTTTTTTTATCCATAAAAAAGACTAAATTGGTCTTATTTAAAACTTCATAGTGAAAGGAGAATTGAATGGCTAATACAAATATTCAGAAAAAGGCAAGAGGAAATGGGATAGAAAGGAATAAGGTATTTAATCCTATTTCAATGTATTTAAAGGATATCTCGAAATTAGGATTATTAGACAGGGAAGAAGAGATAGAATTGGCAAGGAGGATTAGAAAGGGTGATAAAGAGGCCGAGAGGAGACTCGTGGAGGGAAATCTCCGTTTTGTTGTCAGTATCGCGAATAGATACAGGAGGCAGGACGTTCCTTTAGGCGATTTAATTAATGAGGGGAATATTGGATTAATAAGGGCAGCAAAGAAATTTGATCCTACAAAGGGGATCAAGTTTATCACCTATGCTGTTTGGTGGATTCGCACTTCAATCAGGCATGCCCTTGCAAAACAGCAAGGGG containing:
- a CDS encoding sigma-70 family RNA polymerase sigma factor, producing the protein MYLKDISKLGLLDREEEIELARRIRKGDKEAERRLVEGNLRFVVSIANRYRRQDVPLGDLINEGNIGLIRAAKKFDPTKGIKFITYAVWWIRTSIRHALAKQQG